The Prevotella melaninogenica ATCC 25845 genome includes a window with the following:
- a CDS encoding MotA/TolQ/ExbB proton channel family protein gives MKKLIALFSIITILSFSCSTIVSAQAPAKAATTATADTLSDDALNETGVADTATVKTPTAQDTGIHQSLKRKFIEGNAGFMSLVALALVLGLAFCIERIIYLSLSEIDAKRFVGKLEDMIVAGEIEQAKALSRDTRGPVASICYQGLLRIDDSIENIERSVTSYGSVQSANLEKGCSWITLFIAMAPSLGFLGTVIGMVMAFDQIQEAGDISPTIVASGMKVALITTIFGIIVALVLQIFYNYILSKIDHITAQMEESAITLLDAIMKYKLKSIHNS, from the coding sequence ATGAAGAAATTAATAGCGTTGTTTTCAATCATAACAATACTCTCCTTCTCTTGCTCAACCATCGTTTCTGCACAGGCACCAGCCAAAGCAGCGACCACAGCTACTGCTGACACACTTTCAGATGATGCACTGAACGAGACAGGTGTAGCCGATACAGCAACCGTTAAAACACCAACCGCACAAGATACGGGCATCCACCAATCCTTAAAGCGTAAGTTCATCGAGGGTAATGCTGGCTTCATGTCGTTGGTAGCGTTAGCTTTGGTGTTAGGCTTAGCATTCTGTATTGAACGCATTATCTATCTAAGTCTTTCAGAAATAGACGCCAAACGATTTGTTGGTAAGTTGGAGGATATGATTGTTGCAGGTGAGATTGAACAGGCAAAAGCACTGAGCCGTGACACACGTGGACCAGTAGCTTCCATCTGTTATCAAGGTCTGTTGCGTATAGACGATTCTATAGAAAATATCGAACGTAGCGTTACCTCATACGGTAGTGTTCAGAGTGCTAACCTTGAGAAGGGCTGTTCATGGATTACACTCTTCATTGCAATGGCTCCATCACTCGGTTTCCTTGGAACCGTTATCGGTATGGTTATGGCATTCGATCAGATTCAAGAGGCTGGCGATATTAGTCCAACGATTGTGGCATCAGGTATGAAGGTGGCTTTGATTACAACCATCTTCGGTATCATCGTAGCCCTCGTACTGCAGATATTCTACAACTATATCCTCTCAAAGATTGACCATATCACAGCACAGATGGAAGAATCAGCCATCACATTGTTGGATGCAATCATGAAGTATAAACTTAAATCAATTCATAATTCATAA